GCTCGGTATGAAGATGGCGTGTGGCGAGAACCCGAAGCGCGTCTATGGTCAGAAGGGCGGTCCATCTACTAGGATGGGGACCTACGCCGCATTTCGTCAGATTTTCCTAAAGGTGAAAGACTATCAGCGGGCACAGGCCCGTTTTCAGGCACAACATGAGGCGTGGAAGGCTAAGCCGGGAGCCAAGCCTACCGATGAGCCGCAAGCACCACCGAGGGACGTCGCCATGGAGCATCTTTCGGGTGTTTTCAAAGGGGAGATCCTCGCGCACGTCCACTGTTATAGGGCGGACGAGATGGTCCAGATCCTGGAGCTCGCCCATGAATTTGGCTTCCCCGTGCGGTCTTTTCATCATGCGGTAGAATCCTACAAAATCCGCGATATTTTAGCCGAATGGAATGTTGCGACCTCAACTTGGGCCGATTGGTGGGGCTTTAAGATGGAAGCGTACGATGCGATTCCTCAAAACGCTGGCTTGCTAGCGGATTCAGGGGCAAAAGCCATCATCCACTCGGACGACGCGATAGGCATCCAACGGCTCAATCAAGAGGCCGCCAAAGCCTATTATTCTGCACTGGAAGCCGGGTTAGAGGTTTCCGAAGACGAGGCGCTTCGATGGATTACGGCGAATGCCGCATGGGCGCTCGGCATCGACCACCTCACAGGCACTTTGGAAGAAGGGAAACGCGCGGATATCGTGGTCTGGACCCATCACCCGTTCAGCGTCTATGCGCGCCCGGAACGCGTCTACGTCGAGGGCGTTTTGGAGTTCGACCGCCAGAATCCAAAGGCTTCGTGGAGCGACTTTTTGGTGGAGCAGCAATGAGAACCCTACTTCTAATCATCGTTTTGGTCCTTGTAGCGTCACCGGCTGCAGCTCAAGTGCTCATAAAGAATGCCCGAATCTACGATGAGTCCGGGCAGCTCATCACAACGAATATACTGACCGGCGCGGACGGTAAAATCGCCACGATTGATACTGTGATTCTTGCCCCGCCGGGCGTAAAGACGATTGATTGCGGCGAATGCATCGTGACGCCAGGTCTCGTCGAAGTGGGAACGCCAGCTGGTCTCGTGGAAGTTTGGTCGGTGGCTGGAACCCGAGACCATACCTCGGGTCAAACAGACGCAATTCGGGCGTCCTTTCAAGCCGCAGATGGCATCAACCCGGATTCAGCGGTCCTCCCCGTGATTCGATCTGGCGGCATTACGTCCGTGCTTAGCGTTCCGGCTGGGGGCATCATTTCGGGGCAATCCGCATGGCTTGACCTGGCCGTGCGACCTCTCGTCATCAACCCGAACCTCGCGATGCACGCGAACCTCGGCGAATACGGAAGTCGCGACAAAGCAGCCTCAAGGGCGGACGTAGTCCTGCACCTCAGAGAGGTCTATGAAGACTTGGACTTCTTCCTCGCAAACCAGGCAAATTTCGACCAAAACCGGTCTCGGGAACTGGGTGCGAGCAGGCTCGACCTCCTTGCGCTTCAGAGGACGCGACAAGGAATGCCCGTGGTCATCGAGGCGCATCGTGCGAGCGATATCGAAAAGGCTATCGAACTCGGGAAGGAGTTGGGGATTGAGATTGTGATTTCAGGCGCCACGGAAGCGTGGGTTGTGGCCGAGAAGTTGGCTCAGGCAAAGGTGCCCGTCATCGTAAATCCGATTCGAGATCTTCCGTCCAAGCTCGACCGAATTAGAGCGCGCGAGGATGCCCTTGGTATCCTCGAGAAGGCGGGAGTAGAGATTATCATCTCAAGTTTTGACGTTCACA
This Microvenator marinus DNA region includes the following protein-coding sequences:
- a CDS encoding amidohydrolase; translation: MTKRINLLLAAILGMSSCATPPQKPEIATTANAAPAKSWERPDLVPVKSETQNIVFRGATILTANGERLEEADLWIRDGKIVALGKDIEAPEAKEFDAKGRWLTPGLIDTHSHLGVYPVPGVEGHGDGNEATSPNTGQVHALQSVWPQDPGFYEALKGGVTALQILPGSANLVGGLSATLQMRPAVSAQAMVFPGAPLGMKMACGENPKRVYGQKGGPSTRMGTYAAFRQIFLKVKDYQRAQARFQAQHEAWKAKPGAKPTDEPQAPPRDVAMEHLSGVFKGEILAHVHCYRADEMVQILELAHEFGFPVRSFHHAVESYKIRDILAEWNVATSTWADWWGFKMEAYDAIPQNAGLLADSGAKAIIHSDDAIGIQRLNQEAAKAYYSALEAGLEVSEDEALRWITANAAWALGIDHLTGTLEEGKRADIVVWTHHPFSVYARPERVYVEGVLEFDRQNPKASWSDFLVEQQ
- a CDS encoding amidohydrolase family protein is translated as MRTLLLIIVLVLVASPAAAQVLIKNARIYDESGQLITTNILTGADGKIATIDTVILAPPGVKTIDCGECIVTPGLVEVGTPAGLVEVWSVAGTRDHTSGQTDAIRASFQAADGINPDSAVLPVIRSGGITSVLSVPAGGIISGQSAWLDLAVRPLVINPNLAMHANLGEYGSRDKAASRADVVLHLREVYEDLDFFLANQANFDQNRSRELGASRLDLLALQRTRQGMPVVIEAHRASDIEKAIELGKELGIEIVISGATEAWVVAEKLAQAKVPVIVNPIRDLPSKLDRIRAREDALGILEKAGVEIIISSFDVHRANTLRQIAGNAVAFGMTHAGAIRAVTTVPAAVFGMQGYGQIEVGARANLVVWSGDPLELKTSVRHIVVGGFEVENRSRQTDLLEKYRNLDRRAAPAKAPAQFETPSAEPTRGEGPRGAFSVE